In Trichoderma atroviride chromosome 2, complete sequence, one DNA window encodes the following:
- a CDS encoding uncharacterized protein (TransMembrane:6 (i60-79o99-118i125-144o164-184i191-214o229-249i)), producing MFESIKLHTDGDMTGNSDQIECVRTNTSVAIPIEVFERRYLAPQLPKADWYKRLGNPTPLGLVGFLMGATPLACTLMGWGGIWRGWRSNNVDINGLKRGFTYFFGGVLQLIASLLEFILGNTFPFIVFGSFGAFWVGFGAAQTPSFNAQGFFQSGQDGTDISEFYASYAFGLIFMAFLVAIYTICATRLNVVFVCLFFTLTIALICLAVSYWYIARGNDVVGGRLSKTGGALTFVVCFLAWYYLIGLMLDAVNFPLRVPVGDLTGRFAREKTSSEA from the exons ATGTTTGAGAGCATAAAGTTGCACACCGACGGAGACATGACTGGCAATTCTGACCAGATTGAGTGCGTTCGCACAAATACAAGCGTTGCCATTCCAATCGAGGTGTTTGAAAGACGATATCTTGCTCCTCAGCTCCCGAAAGCAGATTGGTATAAACGCCTTGGTAACCCGACGCCTTT GGGGCTTGTTGGGTTTTTGATGGGTGCGACACCGTTGGCATGCACACTTATGGGCTGGGGGGGGATCTGGAGGGGGTGGCGTAGCAACAAT GTGGATATTAATGGTCTCAAAAGAGGATTTACCTACTTTTTTGGAGGCGTACTCCAGCTAATCGCATCGTTACTTGAGTTCATTCTCGGAAACACCTTCCCTTTCATCGTCTTTGGATCATTTG GAGCATTTTGGGTAGGCTTTGGTGCCGCTCAAACACCCAGCTTTAATGCACAGGGATTTTTTCAGagtggccaagatggcacGGATATCAGCGAGTTTTATGCTAGCTATG CGTTCGGCTTGATATTCATGGCTTTCCTTGTTGCGATATACACGATATGTGCCACTCGCCTCAATGTGGTCTTtgtctgtctttttttcaccCTTACGATAGCCTTAATCTGTCTTGCGGTATCTTACTGGTACATTGCGCGCGGAAATGATGTGGTTGGAGGCAGGCTGTCCAAA ACTGGGGGAGCTCTTACGTTTGTCGTCTGTTTCCTAGCATGGTATTACTTAATTGGCCTTATGCTCGATGCTGTCAACTTTCCACTGAGAGTCCCAGTAGGTGATCTCACTGGACGATTCGCCAGGGAAAAGACATCTAGTGAGGCCTAA
- a CDS encoding uncharacterized protein (EggNog:ENOG41), whose translation MAGSRFESEQYTSEAFVESAGGVLFRLSSREICVLHLLNRDEYVLAKGRRNCGEARHETALREVTEETGFTCRLLPVNMHTRAPPAVETEQLDDQARFYTNLCEPFTLQIRRLGENQVKLIWWFVAVLDEETSPKETMEKERYAVEFYSYTDVLDKLTFQLDRDMVKKAIELVENTYKE comes from the coding sequence ATGGCCGGGTCTCGTTTCGAGTCGGAGCAATACACGTCGGAAGCGTTCGTCGAAAGCGCAGGCGGCGTCTTATTCCGCCTATCTTCTCGTGAGATCTGTGTACTTCATCTTTTGAATCGTGACGAGTATGTGTTGGCCAAAGGACGACGCAATTGCGGAGAAGCTCGCCATGAAACCGCCCTACGCGAGGTCACCGAAGAGACAGGCTTTACTTGTCGCCTCCTTCCGGTAAATATGCATACTCGCGCCCCGCCAGCTGTGGAAACCGAGCAGTTGGACGACCAAGCTCGTTTTTACACGAATCTTTGCGAACCGTTTACCTTGCAAATCCGCCGCCTTGGGGAAAACCAAGTGAAGCTTATTTGGTGGTTCGTCGCCGTTCTGGATGAGGAGACATCGCCAAAGGaaacgatggagaaggaaagataTGCGGTCGAGTTTTATAGCTATACGGACGTTCTGGACAAGCTAACGTTTCAGTTGGATCGGGATATGGTTAAAAAGGCTATCGAGCTCGTAGAGAATACCTATAAGGAGTGA
- a CDS encoding uncharacterized protein (EggNog:ENOG41) produces the protein MGVPGHLYVHIVSGPSHVSSTCSDTSEAILMISHFRVKSAQDPLVESWFTYQHLPFNPELIVVDSDLVIRHKRLVHATQSLQERDHYDTGGDPRHVSSESALIPDENTRASASNQALAPWTNGTYATPNSALEEAMNASVNVKQLDSIADALLMKEFTSQSLATGAK, from the exons ATGGGCGTTCCAGGCCACCTCTATGTCCATATTGTCAGCGGTCCTTCTCACGTCTCGAGCACTTGCAGCGACACATCAGAAGCC ATACTAATGATAAGCCATTTTCGTGTGAAATCTGCTCAAGATCCTTTGGTAGAAAGTTGGTTTACTTATCAACACCTTCCATTTAACCCAGAACTAATCGTTGTTGACAGCGATCTGGTGATTCGTCACAAGAGACTTGTGCACGCAACACAGTCTCTTCAAGAACGGGATCATTATGACACTGGAGGCGACCCGAGACATGTCTCATCAGAAAGTGCCCTGATCCCAGATGAGAATACAAGAGCTTCTGCCAGTAACCAGGCCCTGGCCCCCTGGACGAATGGAACCTACGCGACGCCCAACAGCGCGCTGGAAGAAGCTATGAATGCAAGTGTAAATGTAAAACAGCTCGACTCCATTGCAGATGCTCTTCTTATGAAGGAGTTTACCTCTCAATCCCTTGCAACAGGTGCTAAGTAG
- a CDS encoding uncharacterized protein (EggNog:ENOG41) — protein MASKNFFLVGDNVSTAHPIQVSPTYGPDELKRAVARHFHIVQPSGVSFHVSYGSINSVSDVLDATEPIGIRIDNQAVREPDGPEGLPIVGSFYEIFPDHLGNHSRLFRQYGGLIKTTNMGKTNYLTDDPEIAAVALNESVYFSKRINQDHPLWGVKDNIATFVGDTETETWRLSHKFLPTSMGPKAVRHYAPLIQETVRRSFVVFDAFAESGRSWNAYQYMVKVASETIGKVILGQNFGHLVDADAPFHPIPLSILTMFSLNKKVASRGAWYQNLPFGDPKKLRETHKLCYALVEGVVSDIETSDTAMPKMPMADAALKASNLVEYLIKGTDEKGETFPRSMIVPNIVMLTSAGFTTTASLLSWLIYSVTEHSGNQERLFQELVSNGISETTEWSVDLVSKLSFLDKFVKETQRLHNPAFQPARTVKTDVIVPGGYRLKPDSVVVCALYSLHTNPNHWHDPSQFDPDRWDTAEVKGRHRAMYLPFATGPRGCIGFNFALLEAKIIFSELIYRYEFIRDGSENIQYDPEFQLVRPLNLYVSVRRRTNLSTK, from the exons ATGGCGTCAAAGAATTTCTTTCTAGTAGGAGACAATGTCTCAACAGCACATCCCATACAAGTATCTCCAACCTACGGTCCGGATGAGCTTAAGCGTGCCGTCGCACGGCATTTCCATATTGTCCAACCAAGCG GAGTGTCTTTTCACGTCTCCTATGGCTCCATCAATAGTGTCAGTGACGTGTTAGATGCTACCGAGCCTATCGGCATCAGAATCGACAATCAGGCCGTACGTGAGCCTGATGGCCCAGAAGGCCTCCCAATAGTGGGAAGCTTTTACGAAATTTTCCCAGATCATCTCGGAAACCATTCTCGTCTGTTCCGCCAATATGGCGGACTGATCAAGACAACGAATATGGGAAAGACGAATTACCTCACAGACGACCCTGAaatcgccgccgtcgccctcAATGAATCCGTCTACTTCTCCAAAAGGATCAATCAAGATCATCCTCTGTGGGGAGTAAAAGATAATATCGCGACTTTTGTTGGAGACACTGAGACTGAGACCTGGCGCCTCAGCCACAAGTTTCTCCCAACATCAATGGGCCCCAAAGCTGTGAGACATTATGCACCATTGATTCAGGAAACGGTTCGGCGTTCTTTCGTTGTGTTTGACGCCTTTGCTGAAAGTGGTCGGTCGTGGAACGCCTATCAATACATGGTAAAGGTAGCTTCCGAGACCATTGGCAAGGTTATCTTGGGCCAGAACTTTGGTCACCTGGTTGATGCAGACGCGCCATTCCACCCGATCCCGCTGTCTATCCTTACCATGTTCTCGTTGAATAAGAAGGTGGCATCGCGGGGCGCTTGGTATCAGAATCTCCCCTTTGGAGATCCTAAGAAGTTGCGAGAAACGCATAAGCTCTGTTACGCGTTAGTAGAGGGTGTCGTTTCAGACATTGAGACTTCTGATACGGCGATGCCGAAGATGCCCATGGCAGACGCTGCTTTGAAGGCATCTAACCTCGTCGAGTATTTGATCAAGGGCACGGACGAGAAGGGAGAGACATTCCCCCGCTCGATGATTGTACCCAACATCGTCATGCTGACTTCAGCTGGGTTTACGACCACCGCATCCCTCTTGTCCTGGCTCATCTACTCCGTTACCGAGCACTCCGGCAATCAAGAGCGCCTGTTCCAAGAGCTTGTGAGCAATGGCATTAGCGAGACGACGGAATGGTCAGTCGATCTTGTTAGCAAGCTGTCGTTCCTTGATAAATTCGTCAAGGAGACCCAGCGCCTCCACAACCCTGCCTTCCAACCTGCGCGAACTGTCAAGACGGATGTCATTGTTCCCGGTGGATACCGCCTGAAGCCAGACAGCGTGGTTGTTTGTGCTCTCTACAGTCTTCATACCAATCCCAATCACTGGCACGACCCTTCTCAGTTCGACCCGGATCGATGGGACACCGCCGAGGTAAAAGGCCGCCATCGTGCCATGTATCTTCCCTTTGCAACGGGCCCACGCGGCTGCATTGGTTTCAattttgctcttctcgaAGCCAAGATTATCTTTAGCGAGCTGATATACCGCTATGAATTTATTCGGGACGGGAGTGAGAATATTCAATACGATCCAGAGTTTCAACTTGTTCGACCTTTGAATCTTTACGTGTCGGTCAGGAGAAGGACAAATCTGTCCACGAAGTAG
- a CDS encoding uncharacterized protein (TransMembrane:1 (i162-185o)), which yields MGLKTVSVRDVQEHNQPDDIWMVIHNKVYNVTNYLEDHPGGVDILVGEAGKDATQVFEDVGHSDEARELLEDLLVGEIQVSDRYATVEVYRPTFETVSQTTTIHTKSQPSNGTASWYGRALSKIFIFGIFGGATYQGYHHRKLLYHVAQASSKGLRVSGGQFWVGFSMASVVHVLLAFGVVSWGASKLDFQQDFTAFPAYRAQDPATPFTHAPVAAGPACQLDPQKWRKLTLQEKVKVSPNVYRFVFELPDSSRPLGLPVGQHVAIRAQIGDKMVTRSYTPTSDNRDFGRVDLLVKAYPTGIMTQHLESLVIGDKVEFRGPKGAMRYTNGYATNIGMIAGGTGITPMYQLIRANWIYWRRNTPKIFGSITFLQNPPSNWSGSAGFVTKAIVKEHIYELSKDSRVLLCGPPSNACSY from the exons ATGGGATTGAAGACCGTCTCCGTCAGAGATGTCCAGGAGCATAACCAACCGGATGATATATGGATGGTTATACATAACAAAG TTTACAATGTTACGAATTACCTAGAAGATCACCCAGGTGGTGTCGATATTCTTGTAGGGGAAGCCGGCAAAGACGCGACACAAGTATTTGAAGATGTGGGTCATTCTGACGAAGCGAGAGAATTGTTGGAGGATTTGCTAGTTGGCGAGATTCAGGTATCT GATCGTTATGCTACGGTAGAAGTTTACCGGCCGACCTTTGAGACAGTTAGCCAGACGACAACTATTCATACCAAATCTCAGCCATCGAACGGCACTGCATCATGGTATGGAAGAGCCCTCTCCAAGATATTCATATTTGGAATCTTTGGCGGGGCAACGTACCAAGGCTACCACCACCGCAAGCTGTTGTATCATGTTGCACAGGCGTCTTCAAAAGGCCTGCGAGTATCTGGTGGCCAATTTTGGGTTGGCTTCAGCATGGCATCTGTGGTACATGTTCTGCTGGCGTTCGGAGTAGTGTCATGGGGTGCTTCGAAACTGGATTTCCAGCAAGACTTTACTGCATTCCCAGCATACAGGGCTCAAGATCCAGCGACTCCGTTCACCCATGCACCTGTTGCTGCCGGCCCGGCATGTCAACTGGACCCCCAGAAGTGGCGCAAGCTTACACTCCaagaaaaagtaaaggtTTCGCCCAATGTATACCGCTTTGTCTTTGAACTCCCAGATTCATCGCGGCCATTGGGCTTACCTGTTGGGCAACACGTTGCAATTCGAGCCCAAATTGGGGACAAAATGGTCACTCGATCATATACGCCCACTTCGGATAATCGAGACTTTGGCCGCGTTGATCTTCTCGTCAAAGCCTATCCAACGGGTATCATGACTCAACACCTTGAAAGCCTTGTAATCGGAGATAAAGTTGAATTTCGAGGTCCTAAAGGTGCTATGCGATACACTAACGGGTATGCGACTAACATCGGTATGATTGCCGGTGGTACCGGCATCACTCCCATGTATCAACTGATCCGCGCC AACTGGATTTACTGGCGTCGCAACACCCCCAAAATCTTCGGATCCATTACGTTCTTGCAAAACCCCCCTTCCAACTGGTCAGGCAGTGCTGGGTTCGTGACAAAAGCTATTGTCAAAGAGCATATCTACGAACTATCCAAGGATTCCCGTGTTTTACTCTGTGGCCCCCCCTCCAATGCTTGCAGCTATTAA
- a CDS encoding uncharacterized protein (EggNog:ENOG41), with amino-acid sequence MDTRISMVDRKAAASDFLPPTVVDMSIRQEVHQHHAPSNPAAERRVREAIERAATRNSQLLSELEATAHGPGLLGNNHIKIEHVDKRLADLEPEVEKAVAAANQQLKSHKAYRDSIGKKWVYTLLKKRDAFDEKAQREERAYHQVLEKRHKAEATLKELNADKEALIVEMKTLEDLVGRHGAAHKGIDNLYSEIFDGPTAGFPDEDEQEQAHKVAKVSLQERTEALKAAVRGVKAAQVVKLAIERALFEKQRAGFENHSDIFSQRSFHGTLSRCVAYIDRGLELTNQAIDVLETRPGPEQLQAKRNLEQHLVTAKTQATSRLKDKTQNTALLERLGSALTSALQAQKEYHEAMKKVSESCRNSIRQTARSLENERRALQQIRQSAFETTVGFGAAAPAYHECCDRAPGFEDDSHAQTVSIQEPTVAEIPVDSEPPPDYEFPDEGSAPNTTAEAAPEPSTQAQTSPGWRSSVPGPVSDLGGEVTLTNPRGLTEVS; translated from the coding sequence ATGGACACGAGGATATCCATGGTAGATCGAAAGGCTGCAGCTTCGGATTTCCTGCCACCTACAGTCGTCGACATGTCGATTCGTCAAGAAGTACACCAGCACCATGCACCATCAAATCCGGCGGCCGAACGAAGAGTACGAGAAGCTATTGAGAGAGCAGCAACACGAAATTCGCAACTACTGAGCGAGCTGGAAGCTACAGCTCACGGACCCGGACTGCTGGGAAACAATCATATCAAGATCGAACATGTTGACAAACGTCTCGCCGATCTCGAGCCCGAGGTTGAAAAGGCcgtggctgctgccaaccagcagctcaagagccACAAGGCCTATAGAGACTCCATTGGAAAGAAATGGGTCTACActcttttgaagaagagagacgcTTTTGATGAAAAGGCCCAGCGTGAGGAGAGGGCATACCACCAAGTGCTTGAAAAGCGCCACAAGGCCGAAGCTACGCTGAAAGAGCTGAACGCTGATAAGGAGGCACTGATTGTTGAGATGAAGACTCTGGAAGATCTGGTGGGACGACACGGCGCTGCCCACAAAGGCATTGATAACCTCTACTCGGAAATCTTCGATGGACCGACGGCTGGCTTCCCggacgaggacgagcagGAACAGGCACACAAAGTAGCCAAGGTGTCCCTTCAGGAGAGGACAGAGGCACTCAAGGCAGCAGTTCGAGGCGTCAAGGCGGCTCAGGTGGTCAAACTCGCCATCGAGCGTGCCCTGTTTGAGAAGCAACGGGCAGGCTTTGAGAACCACTCTGACATCTTTTCGCAACGAAGTTTCCACGGAACGCTGAGTCGCTGCGTTGCATACATCGATCGCGGCCTCGAACTCACCAACCAAGCCATTGACGTCCTCGAAACAAGGCCTGGACCCGAGCAGTTGCAAGCCAAGCGCAATCttgagcagcatcttgtcACTGCCAAGACACAAGCAACGTCGCGTTTGAAGGACAAAACACAGAACACTGCACTCTTAGAAAGACTGGGAAGCGCATTAACAAGCGCATTGCAAGCCCAGAAAGAGTATCACGAAGCTATGAAGAAAGTCAGCGAGTCGTGCAGAAATTCTATCCGGCAGACTGCAAGATCACTAGAAAACGAACGGCGCGCTCTTCAACAGATCCGACAGAGTGCCTTTGAGACAACTGTCGGCTTTGGTGCCGCTGCTCCGGCATATCACGAGTGCTGTGATCGAGCTCCTGGATTTGAGGACGACTCTCACGCGCAGACTGTGTCGATCCAGGAACCAACAGTTGCAGAGATACCTGTAGACTCAGAACCACCTCCAGATTATGAGTTCCCCGACGAGGGATCAGCGCCCAATACaacagcagaggcagcaccGGAACCCAGCACTCAAGCCCAGACTTCTCCTGGCTGGAGGTCCAGTGTTCCCGGTCCGGTCTCTGATTTGGGCGGAGAGGTGACTCTAACCAACCCACGGGGCCTGACCGAGGTCTCATAA
- a CDS encoding uncharacterized protein (EggNog:ENOG41) has product MSIPYRRLDHSKREIRLLEINSTRNLNDPVECKLITTRLTDDLEFIALSSLYGDAAQTERIWVSGQPVNITAHLAGALKNIRAVFYPTISRRFQRTPARRPHGAPRWLRQLFGISNGPALESRSLRVWVDLICVDQHDEMERQRQTIEMRQVYKSAELVIGWVGEKSEATDATLEVFAEIEDKMPARFGDPGDREEHPEDYAPEHRWAKNILHIWLPSIPGVAPCDMPYWQGYLDFLGRQYFQRRWILEELSLARFPCFLIGDSIIPWKQILRLIRMMEEFKHEESDVYPVYLKDSIAELPLETVHKFLDEFARREALEEAKILLEAGKSRATSSTRSNE; this is encoded by the exons ATGAGCATTCCGTATAGGCGCCTCGACCACTCGAAGCGCGAGATTCGCCTGCTGGAGATCAACTCTACCCGCAATCTCAACGATCCGGTCGAGTGCAAGCTCATCACAACTCGCCTGACGGATGATCTCGAATTCATAGCCCTGTCCTCGTTGTATGGCGATGCTGCCCAGACGGAGCGTATCTGGGTATCTGGCCAGCCCGTCAACATCACAGCCCACCTCGCCGGGGCGCTCAAGAACATCCGAGCCGTCTTCTACCCGACCATTTCACGACGTTTCCAGCGCACTCCTGCTCGGCGTCCCCACGGCGCTCCTCGATGGCTGAGACAGCTCTTCGGCATCAGCAATGGACCGGCTCTCGAGTCTCGCTCACTCCGCGTCTGGGTTGACCTGATATGCGTCGACCAACACGATGAGATGGAGCGTCAGCGCCAGACAATCGAAATGCGCCAAGTCTACAAGTCAGCCGAGCTGGTGATTGGTTGGGTTGGCGAGAAGTCCGAGGCCACGGATGCAACGCTCGAGGTGTTTGCTGAGATTGAGGACAAGATGCCCGCTCGCTTTGGAGATCCTGGTGATCGTGAAGAGCACCCCGAAGACTATGCTCCCGAACATCGCTGGGCCAAGAATATCCTGCACATCTGGCTGCCCAGCATTCCTGGCGTGGCCCCGTGCGACATGCCCTATTGGCAGGGATATCTCGACTTCCTCGGCCGCCAGTACTTCCAGCGTCGCTGGATTTTGGAAGAGCTCTCGCTGGCCCGCTTTCCCTGCTTTCTCATTGGAGACAGCATCATTCCCTGGAAACAGATCCTTCGCCTGATTCGAATGATGGAGGAGTTCAAACACGAAGAATCTGATGTTTACCCAGTG TATCTCAAAGATTCAATCGCCGAATTGCCCCTCGAGACAGTTCACAAATTCTTGGACGAGTTTGCACGAAGGGAGGCcctggaagaggccaagattcTTTTGGAGGCGGGCAAAAGCAGGGCCACCTCATCGACACGATCTAACGAATAA
- a CDS encoding uncharacterized protein (EggNog:ENOG41~TransMembrane:1 (o12-32i)) — MLPTLPPHGATYEQATLLGVVLCLLTALLRYLPTRSVKYLPGPKPLPLLGNIIYFSRVLKNLPVEVPLMAKRFGGTCMMWMGSKPSVMIHSLEDAHELLTKRGAVTASRPRKNIFMQHIWPNILPFAPAGEEMRFFRRIYTDILGPKQSQQVRKYQDYEATVSLLAFCEAPDDYESHTSNFAISVIFSAVYGTRVSRRTHPLMVELQDIWSGVLSNAQPGSLLIDWLPFLEKLPLRFQPWLKLADSLHARDCAVHMAFLKLLRKQIDAGIAPVCFGVNAIAHQKKEGFDDDLLLGICTAIIVAGGESTASMMHSFIKLMALHPEVQQRAQEEIDRVVGPSRLPTWKDHPNLPYTRAIIKELGRFAPLLTFSFPHYSTEEFVYQGYTIPNNTLLLPCADNLNRDRTRYDDADTFRPERFLGDDMESHMSARQTDYRKRDHVNYGFGRRIQVAENSLFIQITRFLWAFDTTPRPGEPPLDMLDTHERLTRRPKPFKVNITPRSDAVLEVIQQAAKELHTNIPDIDSIDMDR, encoded by the exons ATGCTCCCTACACTCCCGCCTCATGGAGCGACCTACGAGCAGGCCACTCTCTTAGGAGTCGTGCTCTGCTTGTTAACAGCTCTGCTACGCTACCTCCCAACCCGATCTGTCAAATACTTGCCCGGGCCTAAACCACTACCGCTACTAGGCAACATCATTTACTTCTCCAGAGTATTGAAGAATCTTCCAGTAGAAGTCCCCTTGATGGCAAAACGATTCGGCGGCACATGCATGATGTGGATGGGTTCAAAGCCAAGTGTAATGATACACAGCCTGGAAGATGCTCATGAGCTACTAACAAAG CGCGGAGCTGTAACAGCCAGCAGGCCGAGAAAAAACATCTTCATGCAACACATCTGGCCCAACATCCTCCCATTCGCGCCGGCCGGCGAAGAAATGCGGTTCTTCCGGCGAATCTATACCGACATTCTGGGTCCCAAACAGTCGCAGCAGGTCAGGAAATACCAGGACTACGAGGCTACAGTCTCACTGCTTGCATTTTGCGAGGCCCCAGACGACTATGAATCCCATACAAGCAATTTCGCAATAAGTGTCATCTTCAGCGCCGTGTATGGAACCAGAGTCAGCCGACGAACTCATCCCCTCATGGTCGAGTTGCAGGACATTTGGAGCGGTGTTTTGAGCA ATGCTCAACCCGGTAGCCTCCTCATCGACTGGTTGCCCTTTCTCGAGAAACTACCACTGCGTTTCCAGCCCTGGCTCAAGCTCGCAGACTCTCTCCACGCGCGGGACTGTGCAGTCCACATGGCCTTTCTCAAACTATTACGAAAGCAAATCGACGCTGGAATTGCGCCAGTGTGCTTTGGCGTCAATGCTATCGCGcaccaaaagaaagagggcTTCGATGACGACCTGCTACTTGGCATTTGCACTGCCATCATCGTTGCCGGCGGCGAATCAACTGCCTCTATGATGCATTCCTTTATTAAACTCATGGCGCTGCATCCAGAGGTTCAGCAAAGAGCCCAAGAAG AAATCGACCGAGTCGTTGGACCTTCCCGTCTTCCAACCTGGAAAGACCATCCAAACCTCCCCTACACCAGGGCGATCATAAAAGAACTCGGCAGATTCGCTCCCCTACTCACCTTTTCATTTCCACACTACTCCACAGAAGAGTTTGTATACCAGGGATACACCATTCCGAACAAcaccctgctgctgccttgcgCCGATAACCTCAACCGTGACCGCACACGATATGACGATGCTGATACTTTCAGACCGGAACGCTTCCTCGGCGATGACATGGAGTCCCATATGAGCGCCAGACAGACCGACTATCGCAAGCGTGACCATGTCAACTATGGCTTTGGCCGTC GCATACAAGTCGCAGAAAACTCGCTCTTTATCCAAATCACTCGCTTTCTATGGGCATTTGACACCACCCCTAGGCCGGGAGAGCCTCCGTTGGATATGCTTGATACGCATG AGCGGTTGACCAGGAGGCCAAAGCCGTTCAAGGTAAATATCACGCCGCGGTCTGATGCCGTACTGGAGGTTATACAGCAGGCAGCGAAGGAATTGCACACGAACATTCCAGACATTGATTCCATCGACATGGACAGGTAG